The DNA region GTCGTCGGAGGCCAGGCGCTCCATGACCATGGCGATGACCACCTCGTCGGGCACCAGGTCGCCCCGGTCCATGAACTCCTGGGCGGCCCGGCCCAGCTCGGTCCCCTCGGCCACGTTCGCCCGGAAG from Actinomycetota bacterium includes:
- a CDS encoding nucleoside monophosphate kinase; amino-acid sequence: MRLVVLGPPGAGKGTQAVKLAEHFTCADVATGDIFRANVAEGTELGRAAQEFMDRGDLVPDEVVIAMVMERLASDD